In one Thermosipho ferrireducens genomic region, the following are encoded:
- a CDS encoding thiamine pyrophosphate-dependent enzyme, with amino-acid sequence MALNIMQLATLFADKNPGITQGHRLCPGCAAPNVVKFALMIAKAKGFEPVVGLATGCLEVSTTIYPYSAWNVPYIHNAFENVAATISGVETAYRALARRGRLVDPDKKYAFFAFGGDGGTYDIGLQSLSGAIERGHKFIYIVYDNEGYMNTGNQRSGSTPPGSQTTTAPVGKKLSGKVQIKKNIVEIMAGHENVYVATVSTSEPMDFFKKIEKALEFDGPSFIAAFSPCVRFWRVGDDKAVDISKLAIETGYWPLYEVERGVYRITKRLKELKPVRQFIEAQGRFKPLLKKADADDIVNEIQEYVTSRWERLLALEEATKDKPIR; translated from the coding sequence ATGGCTCTTAATATAATGCAGCTTGCTACATTGTTTGCTGATAAAAATCCTGGAATAACTCAGGGTCATAGACTCTGTCCAGGATGTGCCGCGCCAAACGTTGTTAAATTTGCACTCATGATAGCGAAAGCTAAGGGTTTTGAACCGGTAGTTGGACTTGCAACAGGATGTCTGGAAGTTTCTACAACAATCTATCCATACTCTGCATGGAACGTTCCTTATATACATAATGCATTCGAAAACGTTGCAGCTACAATAAGTGGTGTAGAAACCGCGTATAGAGCTCTTGCCAGAAGAGGAAGATTAGTTGATCCAGATAAAAAATACGCGTTCTTTGCATTTGGTGGCGATGGAGGAACATATGACATAGGACTTCAATCACTATCTGGAGCTATTGAAAGGGGTCATAAATTTATTTATATAGTTTATGATAACGAAGGATACATGAACACAGGAAACCAGCGTTCTGGTTCAACTCCTCCAGGTTCTCAAACCACTACCGCTCCAGTTGGAAAAAAACTTTCAGGTAAGGTTCAGATAAAGAAAAATATTGTCGAAATAATGGCTGGTCATGAAAATGTCTATGTAGCCACAGTTTCAACCTCAGAACCTATGGATTTCTTCAAAAAAATTGAAAAAGCTCTCGAATTTGATGGGCCATCGTTTATCGCCGCTTTCTCACCATGTGTAAGGTTCTGGAGAGTTGGCGATGATAAAGCAGTTGATATATCGAAACTTGCCATTGAAACAGGCTATTGGCCTCTCTATGAAGTAGAAAGGGGAGTCTATAGAATTACAAAACGTTTAAAAGAATTAAAACCTGTCAGACAATTTATTGAAGCACAAGGTAGGTTCAAACCTCTCTTGAAAAAAGCAGATGCAGATGATATCGTAAACGAAATTCAGGAGTATGTAACAAGCAGGTGGGAAAGACTCCTGGCTCTTGAAGAAGCAACTAAAGACAAACCAATAAGATAA
- a CDS encoding DUF4912 domain-containing protein: protein MSKKNEVTQLKDWLNTNPTIQELKKMAKDLGLRVKRMMKKREVIKLFEQYIEELENREKSPSSSSSQIKPSYEKEIKPLERKEITLPETYGKDKLILMPVNPNWIHIYWDFSIRTQKILSDLPYGSRTALRIYDVTYIRFDGNNAHRTFELIVDVRKTKNYYFNVPMPDANYLAELGYITKDRRFVPLLRSNVCKTPANSPSPSSRERWLDIRKKRKIVTPSQGPVIKEIEHVAGSMFGINREIIHQAVSGEGMLWQLISILRSGRGI from the coding sequence ATGTCAAAAAAGAACGAAGTTACACAACTAAAAGATTGGTTGAATACCAATCCCACAATCCAGGAACTTAAAAAAATGGCAAAAGATTTAGGTTTAAGAGTGAAACGAATGATGAAAAAAAGAGAAGTTATAAAACTTTTTGAGCAGTACATTGAAGAGTTAGAAAACAGAGAAAAAAGTCCCTCTTCCTCTTCATCACAGATAAAACCTTCCTACGAAAAAGAAATCAAGCCTTTAGAAAGAAAAGAAATTACTCTCCCGGAAACTTACGGCAAAGACAAACTTATTCTCATGCCTGTGAATCCTAACTGGATTCATATTTACTGGGATTTTTCCATTAGAACACAAAAAATTTTATCAGATTTACCATATGGTTCAAGAACGGCCCTTCGAATTTACGACGTGACTTACATTCGATTCGATGGTAACAACGCACATAGAACATTCGAATTAATTGTTGATGTAAGAAAAACAAAAAATTATTACTTTAATGTTCCAATGCCAGATGCAAACTATTTAGCCGAATTAGGATACATTACTAAAGATAGAAGATTTGTCCCCCTGCTTCGTTCAAATGTTTGCAAAACCCCGGCAAATTCCCCGAGTCCAAGCTCCAGGGAAAGATGGCTTGATATAAGAAAAAAGAGAAAAATAGTCACACCATCTCAAGGTCCTGTCATAAAAGAGATTGAACATGTTGCAGGATCAATGTTTGGTATAAACAGAGAAATAATTCACCAGGCTGTTTCAGGTGAAGGAATGTTGTGGCAATTGATCAGTATATTACGAAGTGGAAGGGGGATATAA
- a CDS encoding DUF1015 domain-containing protein — translation MVVRPFKGLRPREDMVEKVAAKPYDVVTTEEARKEAEKNPYTFYRVTRPEINFDSEVDTQSDEVILKGKEILEMFQKEGVMILEDKPAFYIYRETMGDYSQIGIYATFSTKEYQEGKIKKHELTRKDKEDERAKHVQLLKAHAGPVFLMYRAKPEVDELIIKHTEKTPVYDYTDDSGVHHTLWVVKDENEVKEIEEAFKNINAFYIADGHHRAAAAARAAEAFAKENPGHTGKEEYNYFLAVLFPHNQLNILDYNRVVKDLNGLGEEEFIEKLKEKFLIEDAPESPYKPQTKHEFGMYLSGKWYKLTAKKGTYDENDVVSSLDVSILQENLLKPILGIENPRTDKRISFVGGIKGVKELQRLVDNGEFKVAFSMYPTSIEELLAVADEGKIMPPKSTWFEPKLKSGLVVHLI, via the coding sequence ATGGTAGTAAGACCTTTCAAAGGTTTAAGACCACGTGAAGATATGGTTGAAAAAGTGGCTGCGAAACCTTATGATGTGGTAACAACTGAAGAAGCCAGAAAAGAGGCTGAAAAGAATCCGTATACGTTTTATCGGGTGACGCGTCCGGAGATAAATTTTGATAGTGAAGTTGATACTCAATCTGATGAGGTTATTTTGAAAGGAAAAGAAATTCTTGAAATGTTTCAAAAAGAAGGTGTAATGATACTTGAAGATAAACCTGCATTCTATATATACAGAGAAACTATGGGAGATTATTCGCAAATAGGAATATATGCAACGTTTTCTACAAAGGAATATCAGGAAGGAAAAATAAAAAAGCATGAGTTAACAAGAAAGGATAAAGAAGATGAAAGAGCAAAACATGTTCAGCTTTTAAAGGCTCATGCTGGACCGGTGTTTTTAATGTATAGAGCAAAACCAGAAGTTGATGAGCTTATAATCAAGCATACGGAAAAAACACCGGTTTACGATTATACTGATGATTCAGGAGTTCATCATACCTTGTGGGTTGTAAAAGATGAAAATGAAGTCAAGGAGATTGAAGAAGCTTTCAAAAATATAAACGCATTCTACATTGCAGATGGTCATCACAGAGCAGCAGCTGCCGCACGAGCTGCCGAGGCTTTTGCTAAAGAAAACCCAGGGCATACAGGTAAAGAAGAGTATAACTATTTTCTTGCAGTTTTATTTCCTCACAATCAATTGAACATACTTGATTACAATAGAGTAGTGAAAGATTTAAATGGTCTTGGTGAAGAAGAGTTTATAGAAAAACTGAAAGAAAAATTCCTGATAGAAGATGCTCCAGAGTCTCCTTATAAACCTCAGACAAAGCACGAATTTGGTATGTATCTAAGCGGAAAATGGTATAAACTAACGGCTAAAAAGGGTACATACGATGAAAACGATGTGGTTTCGTCACTTGATGTATCGATTCTTCAGGAGAATCTTTTGAAACCAATTCTTGGTATAGAAAATCCAAGAACTGATAAAAGAATTAGTTTTGTTGGAGGAATAAAGGGAGTAAAAGAGTTGCAGAGACTTGTGGACAATGGAGAGTTTAAAGTAGCTTTCTCTATGTATCCAACTTCAATAGAAGAATTACTTGCGGTTGCAGATGAAGGAAAGATAATGCCTCCAAAATCAACCTGGTTTGAACCAAAGTTGAAAAGTGGGTTAGTTGTTCATTTGATTTGA
- a CDS encoding 2-oxoacid:acceptor oxidoreductase family protein — protein sequence MPAKYFELRWHARAGQGAKSASQMFAEAALEMGKYVQSFPEYGAERTGAPMKAFNRVSDEPILVHSSVENPDVVIVIDDTLLGNPDIVSGMKDDSVLIVNTVRGEDFVRAKTGFKGKVCTIPATDIALEEFGKGIPNTVMLGAIAKVTGVITLESAEERIRKTFGKKFSEEIVEANIRALRRGFEEVNCSA from the coding sequence GTGCCGGCAAAATATTTTGAACTGAGATGGCACGCAAGAGCAGGCCAGGGTGCTAAAAGCGCATCTCAGATGTTCGCTGAAGCAGCGCTTGAAATGGGAAAATATGTTCAATCTTTCCCGGAATATGGTGCTGAAAGAACAGGCGCACCAATGAAGGCTTTTAACAGAGTGTCAGATGAACCTATCCTTGTTCATAGTTCTGTGGAAAATCCCGATGTCGTAATTGTTATTGATGACACACTTTTAGGAAATCCAGATATAGTATCAGGTATGAAAGATGATAGCGTCTTAATTGTAAACACTGTTAGAGGAGAAGATTTTGTACGAGCAAAAACTGGTTTCAAAGGTAAGGTATGCACAATACCTGCTACAGATATTGCCCTTGAAGAATTCGGGAAAGGTATTCCAAATACTGTTATGCTTGGCGCTATAGCAAAAGTTACAGGAGTCATTACACTTGAAAGTGCTGAAGAAAGAATAAGAAAAACATTTGGGAAGAAATTTTCTGAAGAAATAGTTGAAGCTAACATTAGGGCTCTACGTCGAGGTTTTGAGGAGGTGAACTGCAGTGCCTGA
- the sdaAA gene encoding L-serine ammonia-lyase, iron-sulfur-dependent, subunit alpha, with protein sequence MNTWKELIEFWKSSEMPFHEVILTAEMLETGDDPEIIKKELLNLLSIMMEEAEKQFGKKQETLTNLTGNNAYKLANTSPTYFGRFNYIATTTALSISESNAAMGKIVACPTAGASGIIPGIFYALKKEFKEKTEKLLPAFIVSGGVGNIIAKKATISGAAGGCQAEIGTATAMAAAGLVYYVSRDGVKAGHAASLALKSLMGLVCDPVGGFVEVPCVKRNGNAVNVAISSAEMALANIESKIPLDEVVDAMRIVGKSLPESLRETGEGGIAATPTARRLIESIRHFSN encoded by the coding sequence ATGAACACATGGAAAGAGTTGATTGAATTCTGGAAATCATCAGAAATGCCATTTCACGAAGTTATACTAACAGCAGAAATGCTTGAAACAGGAGATGATCCAGAAATTATAAAAAAAGAGCTTCTAAATTTGCTTTCCATAATGATGGAAGAAGCAGAAAAGCAATTTGGAAAAAAGCAGGAGACTCTGACAAACCTTACTGGAAATAACGCTTATAAACTTGCAAATACAAGTCCTACATATTTCGGAAGATTTAATTATATCGCAACAACAACAGCTCTTTCAATATCAGAAAGTAACGCTGCTATGGGAAAAATAGTAGCATGCCCAACTGCAGGGGCTTCCGGCATTATACCTGGTATTTTTTACGCTTTAAAAAAAGAATTTAAAGAAAAAACAGAAAAACTTTTACCAGCATTTATAGTTTCAGGTGGAGTGGGAAATATAATTGCAAAAAAAGCCACCATTTCTGGTGCAGCAGGAGGCTGTCAGGCTGAAATAGGAACGGCAACGGCAATGGCCGCAGCCGGGCTTGTTTATTATGTGTCCAGAGATGGTGTAAAAGCAGGTCACGCTGCATCTTTAGCCTTGAAATCTCTTATGGGACTTGTGTGTGATCCAGTTGGAGGTTTTGTAGAAGTTCCATGTGTAAAGAGAAATGGAAATGCTGTTAATGTTGCCATTTCATCTGCTGAAATGGCTTTAGCAAATATTGAAAGTAAAATCCCACTGGATGAAGTGGTTGATGCCATGAGAATAGTTGGAAAATCACTCCCTGAGTCTCTTCGAGAAACTGGTGAAGGTGGTATTGCTGCAACTCCTACTGCCAGAAGACTAATTGAAAGCATAAGACATTTCAGCAACTAA
- a CDS encoding 4Fe-4S binding protein produces the protein MPELKGWKEVPIGGIIDKPATAKEYKTGTWRVIRPVHQIENCIHCMMCWLYCPDQAIVIEIVDGKPKMKGYNYDYCKGCGLCANVCPKTNDKLPVDKRAIIMKPETEFQE, from the coding sequence GTGCCTGAACTAAAAGGATGGAAAGAAGTTCCAATAGGTGGTATTATTGATAAACCTGCCACTGCAAAAGAATATAAAACAGGTACCTGGAGAGTTATCAGACCTGTTCACCAGATTGAAAATTGTATACATTGTATGATGTGCTGGTTGTATTGTCCTGATCAGGCGATTGTAATAGAAATAGTTGATGGAAAACCAAAAATGAAAGGTTACAATTACGATTATTGTAAAGGCTGTGGACTTTGTGCAAATGTCTGTCCAAAAACCAACGATAAACTCCCTGTAGACAAGAGAGCCATTATCATGAAACCCGAAACGGAATTCCAGGAATGA
- the sdaAB gene encoding L-serine ammonia-lyase, iron-sulfur-dependent subunit beta, giving the protein MGLLNVMGPAMVGPSSSHTLGALRIARFAHKLSEGIPENVEFVLHGSFSKTYKGHGTDRALLAGIMGLKQDDPKIKEAYKIADKTGIKYRFVFEDLGDVHPNTVRIKTYKSGITHEIEGASIGGGAIKITFIDSVACELSWDYDTLIIVNKDAPGILEKILEKINVNVANLYLRRINALLERALTIIELDEPIKDLSHIKKLPYIYECYFIRRDI; this is encoded by the coding sequence ATGGGATTATTAAATGTTATGGGACCAGCGATGGTTGGCCCATCCAGTTCGCACACTCTTGGAGCCCTGAGAATTGCAAGGTTCGCACACAAACTTTCTGAAGGAATCCCGGAAAATGTAGAATTCGTCCTGCACGGTTCATTTTCAAAAACGTACAAAGGTCATGGTACTGATAGAGCATTACTTGCGGGTATTATGGGACTAAAACAGGACGATCCCAAAATAAAAGAGGCATACAAAATAGCAGATAAAACGGGGATAAAATACCGCTTTGTGTTCGAAGATTTGGGCGACGTTCACCCAAATACTGTAAGAATAAAGACATATAAATCGGGCATAACCCATGAAATAGAGGGCGCGTCAATTGGAGGAGGAGCAATAAAAATAACATTTATAGATTCAGTGGCATGTGAACTATCATGGGATTACGACACATTAATAATAGTAAACAAAGACGCCCCGGGTATATTAGAAAAAATACTCGAAAAAATAAATGTTAACGTTGCCAATCTATATCTAAGAAGAATCAACGCACTTTTAGAAAGGGCATTAACCATAATAGAACTTGATGAACCCATCAAAGACCTTTCACACATCAAAAAACTACCATATATTTATGAATGTTACTTCATCAGGAGGGATATTTAA
- the porA gene encoding pyruvate synthase subunit PorA, which produces MPEVKNRQAVTGAQAVANAMRQINPDVVAAYPITPQTPIVEYFAQYVADGLADTEMIPVESEHSAMSAVVGAAASGARAMTATAANGLALMHEIVYIAASLRLPIVMPVANRALSGPINIHCDHSDAMAERDSGWIQLWAENAQEAYDFTLMAIKIGEHEDVRLPVMVNLDGFIISHGVEVVDFIDDEAAKKFVGKPIVKYPLLDLNNPVTYGPLDLYDYYFEHKRQQIEAMKHVKHVFKQVAKEFEKISGRKYDIIEKYKTDDAEYIMIALGSTAGTIKYTVDLLREEGHKVGLVKPWVFRPFPKEELQEILNGRKAVIVLDRAASFGAEAPLYEAVKSALYEAAVRPQIGSYVYGLGGRDIKVEDIRKAFEDAFEGNLIADEERYLGLRE; this is translated from the coding sequence GTGCCAGAAGTAAAAAACAGACAGGCTGTTACAGGTGCACAAGCTGTGGCTAATGCCATGCGTCAAATAAATCCCGATGTGGTTGCAGCGTATCCCATCACACCACAAACACCAATTGTTGAATATTTTGCTCAATACGTAGCAGACGGACTTGCAGATACAGAAATGATCCCTGTTGAAAGTGAGCATAGTGCAATGAGTGCTGTTGTTGGAGCAGCAGCATCAGGCGCTCGTGCAATGACTGCAACTGCTGCAAATGGACTTGCGCTCATGCATGAAATTGTTTACATAGCAGCATCTTTGAGACTTCCTATTGTTATGCCAGTTGCCAATAGAGCTCTTTCCGGTCCAATAAACATCCACTGTGATCACAGTGATGCTATGGCAGAAAGAGATTCTGGATGGATTCAATTATGGGCAGAAAATGCACAGGAAGCCTATGATTTTACACTTATGGCTATAAAAATAGGCGAACATGAAGATGTAAGACTTCCAGTGATGGTTAATCTTGATGGTTTTATAATTTCACACGGAGTTGAAGTGGTGGATTTTATAGATGATGAAGCTGCTAAAAAGTTTGTAGGAAAACCTATAGTAAAATACCCACTCCTTGACCTGAATAATCCCGTTACATATGGTCCACTTGATCTATACGACTATTATTTTGAACACAAACGCCAGCAGATAGAAGCCATGAAACACGTGAAACATGTGTTCAAACAGGTTGCCAAAGAATTCGAGAAAATTTCCGGAAGAAAATACGATATTATAGAGAAATACAAAACAGATGACGCTGAATATATTATGATTGCGCTCGGATCTACTGCTGGAACCATAAAATACACTGTTGACCTTTTAAGAGAAGAGGGACACAAAGTTGGTCTTGTTAAGCCCTGGGTCTTCAGACCATTCCCAAAAGAAGAACTTCAGGAAATTTTAAACGGACGTAAAGCTGTAATTGTTCTTGACAGAGCTGCCTCATTTGGAGCTGAAGCACCGCTTTATGAAGCTGTAAAAAGTGCTTTATATGAAGCTGCGGTAAGACCACAAATTGGAAGCTACGTTTATGGACTCGGTGGAAGGGATATAAAAGTTGAGGATATAAGAAAAGCATTTGAAGATGCGTTCGAAGGTAACCTTATAGCAGATGAAGAAAGATACCTGGGACTCAGAGAATAA
- a CDS encoding glycoside hydrolase family 57 protein, translating to MPKGNIVFVLHAHLPYIHHPEYNYFLEEHWLFEAITETYIPLLRMFRKLESEGKKFRLTMSITPPLMEMLANKELQNKYVEHMELMIDLARKEIERTKSEHPLKHKMAKFYYEDFQKILYIFKDIYQNNILNGFKEYLDKNYLDIITCNATHGFLPFMEQYPQAIRAQIEQGIKTYEKHIGRKPRGIWLAECAYFPGLDKYLAEYGIEYFFVDSHGLWYADERPRYGVYRPVITPSNVFVFARDPKSSEQVWSSQIGYPGDSRYREFYRDIGFDREFDYIKPYIDPIGTRTNTGIKYHRITGKDVPLNMKDYYDIDAAKTAAREHARDFLRKKESQVSRLMKLFEGLEPVIVAPFDAELFGHWWYEGPVFLEEFMRYVSESSKVRALKACDVVDITEKVQIVTPAASTWGANGYNEVWLNGSNDWIYPHLHELVEKMTEVAKIYPVPENTNPKIRRTLCQMARELLLAQSSDWAFIMTTQTSVDYAVNRTKTHVKRFLDLYDMVKSGKIDMGRLSHYEWVDDIFPEIDYTMYLKT from the coding sequence ATGCCAAAGGGAAATATTGTTTTTGTGCTCCACGCGCACCTGCCATATATTCATCATCCAGAGTATAATTATTTTCTGGAGGAACACTGGTTATTTGAGGCTATAACAGAAACTTACATACCACTTCTTAGAATGTTCAGAAAATTAGAAAGCGAAGGCAAGAAATTCAGGCTCACAATGTCCATAACTCCACCCCTCATGGAAATGCTGGCCAATAAAGAACTTCAAAATAAATATGTTGAACACATGGAATTAATGATAGATCTTGCCCGCAAAGAAATTGAACGAACAAAATCTGAACATCCCCTTAAACATAAAATGGCAAAATTTTATTATGAGGATTTTCAGAAAATTCTTTACATATTTAAAGATATATACCAGAACAATATACTTAACGGTTTTAAAGAGTATTTAGACAAAAATTATCTTGACATTATTACCTGTAATGCTACGCACGGTTTTCTACCATTTATGGAACAATATCCCCAGGCAATTCGCGCGCAAATCGAGCAGGGAATAAAAACTTATGAGAAACACATTGGACGAAAACCACGTGGTATCTGGCTGGCAGAGTGTGCTTATTTTCCAGGACTTGATAAATACCTTGCAGAGTATGGTATTGAATACTTTTTTGTAGATTCTCACGGATTATGGTATGCAGACGAAAGGCCTCGTTATGGCGTCTACAGACCGGTTATTACACCGAGCAATGTTTTTGTTTTCGCAAGAGATCCTAAAAGCAGCGAGCAGGTCTGGAGTTCTCAAATAGGTTATCCCGGTGATTCAAGATATAGAGAATTTTACAGAGATATTGGTTTTGATAGAGAGTTTGACTATATAAAACCATACATCGATCCTATTGGAACAAGAACAAACACTGGTATAAAGTATCATAGAATCACTGGAAAAGATGTTCCTCTTAATATGAAAGATTATTACGATATAGATGCGGCAAAGACAGCTGCCAGAGAGCATGCTCGGGATTTTTTAAGAAAAAAAGAAAGTCAGGTTTCACGTTTAATGAAACTTTTCGAGGGCCTTGAACCGGTTATAGTAGCACCATTTGATGCGGAATTATTTGGCCATTGGTGGTATGAAGGGCCAGTGTTTCTGGAAGAATTTATGCGCTATGTCTCTGAAAGCTCAAAAGTTCGCGCTTTAAAAGCGTGCGATGTTGTTGACATTACTGAAAAAGTTCAGATAGTAACGCCAGCGGCTTCTACCTGGGGAGCAAACGGTTACAATGAAGTCTGGCTTAATGGAAGTAACGACTGGATATATCCTCATCTTCATGAACTGGTTGAAAAAATGACAGAAGTTGCGAAAATTTATCCCGTTCCTGAAAACACCAACCCAAAAATAAGAAGAACATTGTGCCAGATGGCAAGAGAATTGCTTCTTGCCCAATCAAGTGACTGGGCCTTCATTATGACGACTCAGACCAGTGTGGATTATGCTGTTAACAGAACTAAAACACATGTGAAACGTTTTTTAGATTTGTACGATATGGTAAAGAGTGGTAAAATAGATATGGGAAGACTTTCACATTATGAATGGGTTGACGATATATTCCCGGAAATTGATTATACTATGTACCTAAAAACCTAA
- a CDS encoding L-cysteine desulfidase family protein produces MLKDIFFDQVRPAYGCTEPIAVALAVATGKKYLKGELKEAYITLDKNTYKNGLVVTIPGTHFSGLEIAGALAYICGNPELGLEVLKHVDKNCTLEAKKHVKKFNVSIAKESPTLSIDVTLKGENTVRVTVKGKHDNIVHIEVEGKQILDKPFKNNGTLLEKIKQYTLDDIIGYIENPEEDVIKHVEKAIEMNLNIAKFGLENHNSFSKIAPNNNIKFVEAGIEARMDGALMPVMTVAGSGNQGLSCILPVASEIENFPRIKIIKAVLLSILTTIYIKAHTGLLTPICGAGVISAAGAAAGLTYLNNGTKEQIKNAINDTLGTLFGLTCDGAKRGCALKAGTGTFVALQSARLALAGINVPCGNGIVAKNVEETIDRVEKLTLSVKQFDNDVLDYIGKC; encoded by the coding sequence ATGTTAAAAGACATATTTTTTGATCAGGTGAGGCCCGCTTATGGATGTACTGAACCAATAGCAGTAGCCCTTGCAGTTGCAACTGGAAAAAAATACTTAAAAGGCGAATTAAAAGAAGCTTATATAACCCTGGACAAAAACACATACAAAAATGGTCTTGTAGTTACTATACCAGGAACACATTTTTCGGGACTGGAAATTGCCGGGGCTTTAGCATACATTTGCGGAAATCCAGAACTTGGTCTTGAAGTATTAAAACACGTTGATAAAAATTGTACTTTAGAAGCCAAAAAGCACGTCAAAAAGTTTAATGTTTCAATCGCAAAAGAAAGTCCCACTCTTTCAATAGATGTCACATTAAAAGGAGAAAATACCGTTAGAGTCACAGTCAAAGGAAAACATGATAATATTGTTCACATAGAAGTTGAAGGAAAACAAATCTTAGATAAACCCTTCAAAAACAACGGAACCTTGCTGGAGAAAATCAAACAGTACACCTTAGATGACATTATAGGTTACATAGAAAATCCTGAAGAAGACGTTATCAAACATGTTGAAAAAGCAATAGAGATGAATCTTAACATAGCAAAATTTGGATTGGAAAATCACAATAGTTTCTCCAAAATTGCACCAAACAATAATATCAAATTCGTTGAGGCAGGCATTGAAGCGAGAATGGATGGCGCACTTATGCCTGTTATGACTGTAGCTGGAAGTGGTAACCAGGGGTTATCGTGCATCCTTCCAGTAGCTTCTGAAATTGAAAATTTTCCCAGAATAAAAATTATAAAAGCTGTTCTTCTCAGCATACTTACCACTATTTATATAAAAGCCCACACTGGACTTCTAACTCCCATTTGTGGAGCAGGGGTTATTTCCGCTGCCGGAGCAGCTGCAGGCCTTACATATTTGAATAATGGCACAAAAGAACAGATAAAAAATGCAATAAACGACACACTTGGAACACTTTTTGGTTTAACATGTGACGGTGCCAAACGTGGATGTGCTTTAAAAGCAGGAACAGGAACATTTGTTGCGCTTCAGAGCGCCAGATTAGCATTAGCCGGGATAAATGTCCCATGTGGAAATGGAATTGTTGCAAAAAACGTCGAAGAAACTATAGATAGAGTTGAGAAACTAACTCTGTCAGTTAAACAGTTTGACAACGATGTTCTGGATTACATAGGAAAATGTTAA